A region of the Planctomycetaceae bacterium genome:
GCCGTGCGTTTCTCTGGCCATGCTGTGGCCGGTCCGATGACAGAAGTCGCCGCCATACCCGGCCGCTTCGATCACACTCCGCACGGCATCGTCGACCTGCCATCCCTGCAGTGACTCGCCGGTGGCAAATGCTTTGCGAACGCAGTCAATTCCCGCGTCGCGGGCCGCTGCGACGATATCAAAGACCTTTGCATATTTTTCCGGAACTGTCTTGCCCACGTAGCCGGTTCGCGTCAGATCGCTGTAGATGCCGTCCGGCTGGTCCAGCTTTGCCCACAGGTCAACCAGCACAAAGCTGCCTTCGCGAATCGTGGTATTGGTTCCGGTTCCGGTTTCATAGTGCGGGTTTCCGCCGTTTCCGTCGACTCCCACAATCGGCGGGTGATAGGTCGTCATCCTGTTGTCGGCAAAGTGCTGCATGATGAGGTCGCGGACGGCGACTTCCTGCACAGTGCCTCCGGACCGCACCTGATCGGCGATGAAAGCCCAGACTTTTCCGAACGCCGCATCGGTAAGTTCGGATGCTTTCAGGTGCAGCCGCAGTTGCTCGTCGGTCAGTGTCGCTTCAAACAGCGAAATCAGATCTCCCGACGACACCACATCGCAGCCAAACGAACGCACCAGCTCCACGGTTCCCGCATCGACTCGCGAAATATAGGGATTCGCATTGCGCGGCGAATATTCCATCGCGACAGTTTTCGCGCCGCGAACCATCTGCTCGACACCGGCGTTCAGTTCCTGCCAGGTCAGGTAGATGTGTTTGTCACCGGGCAGATGGTCCAGCACATCACTTTCAATGCGATGCACAAGTTTCGACGGTGTTCCTTCAGCGGGAACAAAATAGAAGAACCGCCGGGACGCCACGAAGTCACCGGGCAACTGCAGGACTCGCTGAGCGAGCACGTTGCTGCCCCGAAAGTCATACAGCAGCCAGCCATCGAAACCAAATTCGGACAGAGCGTTCTGAATCGCCGTCAGATCAAACATGCTCATCCACCGTTCGAACGATGCGCGAATTCATGACCGCACCTTCGGGAAGTCGAACCGGATGCCGGGTGGCATTGCCGTCAACCGAAACGATGACTTCACCGGCACAGGGAGGCAGTTCGGCAGGGTGACGCAGATAGACGCTGTCCGGACCGACCTTAGCGAGGTCAAATGCCGTCCCGTTCGCGTGCAATGTCAGTCGCACTTCGGCAGAATATGGCTTGTTTACGGAGTCAATCATGGCGGCCACCGTACCGATTTGGAATATTTGCGAGTCTGGTCGCTTCACGAGCGGAACGTGAACTTACGCGACCGGTTGATCTTCAATCTGGCGAGGATACCAAGTGCCGTGTATGGCTGGCAAGAAGAGGCGAAAGATCGTGTTAAGCGTTACGCCGATTCCCGCGGAATTCAACTGACCGATTGGCTGGGACAGGGGTTCGATGGTGTCGTCGTGAGAACGAACGTGAAAACGGCATTGAAAGCCCTGGCATTCGAGCCGCTGTATCAGAAGGAACGCGATGTCTATCTGCGGCTTCGGGAACACCAGGTGCAGGAGATCATGGGATTCTCCGTGCCGGTGATGTTCGCGTTCGACGACGATTTGTGGGTCATTGAAATGGAAGTCGTCACGCCTCCCTACGTTCTGGACTTTGCCGGCGCGTACCTTGACCGGCGACCCGATTTTCCCGACGACGTGATGGAAGAGTGGCAGGCGGACAAGCTGGAGCAATTCGGCGAAGAACGCTGGTCCGTCGTTCGATCATTGATGGCCCACTTCGCTCGCATGGGAATTCATCTGGCCGATGTGAAACCGGGGAACGTAACGTTCGCGGACTGATGCGGTGTCGCGCCGCGCGGCTCGGCGGGAGCCTCGCCCTCCCGATCGTCCGTCGCAGATCTGCATTCATCAATTCGCGACTGACACTGCTCTACGCTGCGTCTTCGCGGCGCAGTTTTTCGATCTGGCCTTCGGACAGCCGCACGATGCGATGGGCCAGCCGGGCGACGGCTTCGTCGTGAGTGACCATCACGATCGTTAGCTGGCTGTCCTGATTCAGCCGGTTCAGCGTTTCCATGATTTCACCGCCGGTCGACGAATCCAGATTCCCCGTGGGTTCATCGGCCAGCAGGATTTCCGGTTTGCCGATCAGTGCCCGGGCGATGGCGCCGCGCTGCATTTCGCCGCCGGAAAGTTCGGACGGGCGGTGTTTGATGCGATGTTCCAGGCCGACCTGCTGCAGAATGTCCATCGCCTGTTCTCGCACCTGTTTCCGCTGCTTCCAGTAGCTGAACAGCGAATGGCGAATCATCAGCGGCGTCATCACGTTTTCCAGCAGCGTGAGTTCCGGCAGCAGATGATAGAACTGAAAAATGAAGCCGAACACGTGATTGCGAAGCTGATCGCGGGCCTTCTGGTTCAGGTTGTCAATCCGGCGGCCTTCCAGCAGCACTTCGCCAACGTCCGGTGAATCCAGCAGGCCCATGACGTGCAGCAGCGTGCTTTTTCCGGAACCGCTCTGACCGACCACGGAAACAAATTCGCCGCGATTGGCGGCCAGTCCGGCGCCGCGCAGGACGGGGATTTTGTGTTCGCCCTTGGTGTAGGCTTTTTCGATCGCCAGAGCGGAAATCAGCGGTTGATTCATGCGGACAGTTTCAGTCATGGGGATTCCAGTTTGCGATGGTCCGTATTCAGCGATTTGCGTTCAGTTGGCAAACTGAACACGGGAAACTGAATGTTCCTCTGCCCCTACTCGTACCTCAGAGCACGAACGGGATGCAGCCGGGAGGCTCGGCGAGCGGGAAGGACGCTGGCCAGCACGGCGATGCCCACCGCACCGAGTGCCACGCAGAACACCATCATCGGACTGACCTGAGTGGGGATTTCGAAGAAGTAGTAGATCTTTTCGTCGAACACTTTGCGGCCCGTCAGCCAGCTCAGAGCGTCCTCAATCTGGTTGATGTATTTCACGAACAGCAGGCCGATGGTGACTCCCGCCGCGCTGCCGACGATGCCCAGGCCAAGTCCGTAGCTGAGGAAGATCGACATCACTCCCGCGGAACTCGCACCCAGCGATTTCAGAATGCCGATGTCCCGGGTCTTTTCCACGACGATCATGAAGAAAATCGCCAGGATGCCGAAGCCCGCGACGGCGATGATCAGAAAAAGCAGCACGTTCAGGATGGCGGTTTCGACGTCGACGGCCGACAGCAGCAGTCCCTGCTTGGCTTCCCATGTCCTGACGGATACTTCGCCGGGCAGAAAGGCCGCCTGCAGCCGCCTGACGACTTCTTCCGCGTCGTCATAGTTCTTCAGCTTGATCTGAATGGACGTAATCGCTTCGGAACCCGGCACAACCAGGCCGTTTTCCCGCCGCACCATGCCGCGGACCTTCTGAAGTTCATCCAGATTCATAAGCACAAGATTGCCATCGTATTCGCTCATGCCACTGCGAAACAGGTCGACAACGGTGGCCTGAAAACTGACCGGTGTGGGAGGCGTACCGGCCGTCATTGTTGTAATGATGATGTCCTCACCGGGTTTCTTCATGTAGTGCTTTTCCGACTTGCCGGTGCGGGGATCTTCGGCCAGAAAACTGACGAGTCCGTCACCGATGTAGATGCGAGCCGCAAGCGGCGCACCATTCGGAGCCTGGCCGCCGGGCACATGTTCCGGAAACGGATCGTCCGCGAAGACCGGAGGAGGCGCCGGCGCGGCCGATTCGGCGAGGTGACCATCGCCGGCGGGGAATGCTTCGTCGCTGGATTCGAATTCCGGAGCGGCGATGTCTTCGGGAACGTTGCCAGGCGGCGCGTCGTGCGCCTGATCTGACGTTGCCGGCGTTCGGCGTTCCGGCTGCAGGAACAGAGCTTCCTCTGACTTGACCAGTTTGCGGTATTCGGCGCTTTGCGGAGTCAGATTCCAGCCCAGAGGTTCATCTTCGGAACGCTCAGCCGGCTGCACGACGCGACCGTCCTCGATGACCGGGTTGTAGCTGGCAAGGTAACTTCGCAACGGGCCGACGCTGGCTTTTCCTGCCGGGTCAATGCCGACGACGATCACGTCGGTGGTGTAGTTCTCACCAGTCAGCGGATCGCTAAACGTAATCATCGCCGGAACTTCGACCGTGGGCGTCATCGCTGCGACGTAGTCTCCGACAGCGTCCCGGACGCGGGCCATCTGAGCGTCGGCGTCGCGGATGCCGTCCATGCTGCGGGCTTCGACGACAATATCCGCCAGAAACCCGTGAATTCGGTCCCGCATTTCATTGCTGAAGCCGGCCATCACGCTGTTGACGACAATCATCGTCGCCACGCCCAGCATGACGCTGATGATGCTGGCCAAAGCAATATAACGTGTCCGCAAATACCGCAGGCACAGCAGCAGTTTGTACATCGTCGGCACTCCCTTGCCCTTGAGATGACAGCTTCAAGCCGGTGAGAAGTCGGCTGCAACGCGGCTCCACCGGGCTCCCGGAGGATGAAGCGGCGCGGATTCTGGCAGATCCTGCCGATTCGGGCAATGGGAGGTCAGGCGACGGGACGTGCGTGCAGGGGTGCAGCACTGGTTCTCAGGTTCCGGCCTGGGAACCGATATCCTCGATGCTTTGCTTCGCCGCGGGCCGTGATGCATTCGAATGCAGGTTGGCCCGCCAGAATGGACGGCAGGGAGTCGGTGAGCGGACGGCGGTCGAATGTTGAACGGCGAACCTGAGCATCGGGAACCGACATTCCCCAACCGGAGCTTGCAAACTCGTGGAACGAGCGGATTCAGTCGTCGGATCCGCCTTCATGCCGCAGCAGCGGGAAGAAGATTACATCGCGGATGCTGCGGCTGTTGGTCAGCAGCATCACCAGCCGATCGATGCCGATCCCGAGTCCTCCGGCCGGAGGCATTCCGACTTTCAGTGCTTTGACGAAGTCGTGGTCCATTTTGGCCATGGAGTCTTCTTCGGACAGGCCCTGCAGTTGAGTTCGAAACAACTGCTCCTGCAGCCGGGGATCGTTGAGTTCCGTGTACGCGTTCGCCAGCTCCATGCCCTGGATGAACAACTCGAAACGTTCGGCGATCTCCGGATTGTCGCGCTTGCGTTTCGTCAGAGGACAGATTGACGCGGGATAGTCGATTACGAAGACCGGCCCCTGCAGATGATCTTCAACGGTGGCTTCGAAGACTTCGTTGACGACGACATCCGGATGAACTCCGGCGGTTTCGATTCCGTGCTTCGCGGCGACTGCGGCGACGGAAGCGGCGTCCGACATGTCGCAGCCGGCGTGTTCCCGAAACAGATCGCTGTAAGTTCTGCGCGGCCAGGGAGGCGTCAGATCGATGGTATCTTCGCCCCACGGCAGCACCAGCGAATCACTGACGGACCTTGCGGCGTTGACGACGATCTGTTCCGTCAGTTCCATCATCGTTTCGTAGTTGCCGTACGCCTGATAGATCTCAATCATCGTGAATTCCGGATTATGAGTCGCGTCGACTCCTTCGTTCCGGAAGACACGTCCGATTTCAAACACCCGCTCGATACCGCCCACCATCAGCCGCTTCAGATGCAGCTCAAGTGCGATTCGCAGATAGAGCTCCATATCGAGTGTATTGTGATGCGTCACGAACGGACGCGCGGCGGCTCCGCCGGCGACCGCGTGCAGGACCGGCGTTTCGACTTCGTGGTAGCTTTGTTCACGCAGCGTCCGACGGACAGAATCCAGGATCCGTGACCGCCGCAACATGCGGTCCAGCACACCGTCGTTGTAGATCAGATCCAGATACCGCTGCCGAAGCAGTGTTTCGATGTCCTTGACGGCGTGGAATTTTTCGGGCGGCTGAGCCAGCGACTTGCACAGAATGGTGAGCCGCTCGACCTTCACCGATTCTTCTCCGGAATCGGTCCGCCAGGCTTTGCCGTCGATGCCGATCAGGTCGCCCAGATCCAGGGTTCCCATCAGTTCCCACTGTTCTTCCGTCAGGTCGCCGCGGGAAAACAGCAGTTGAATGCGGCCGGTCTGGTCTTTGATGTCGTAGAACCGCAGCTTGCCGGCTTTTCGCCGCAGCATGATTCGTCCGGCGACTCGCAGGTCAGGCCCTGACACGCCGGAGTCCGCCGGCACCAATTGGCGGGCCGCTTGAATCGCCATGCGTCCGTCGAATCGCTGTCCCCACGGATCGTGGCCGAGACTTTCGATCTTTTCGAGCTTTTCCAGACGCGCCTTTTCAAAGCGGTCCGGCTTCGTTTCTGACATTTCGACTGAGATCCTGCACCGGTAAATCGTGACCTGACAAGCGGCGCGGAATCTTGCGGGAACGAAACAGAAACGTCAAACGACGAAGATCTGACGGGCAACGCTGTGACGCATTTGAATCGCTTGGCCCGCGGCAGAAAGCCAGGTTGCGGGCAACCTGTACTGCCTGGCCATCGGCCACGGTTCAAGCGTTAAACGCGGTTGCGGACGCGCACAAAAAAAGCCGGACTGAGTTTTGGCTCAGTCCGGCTGAGGATTGTTTCGCGGCGTCCGCTTAAAGCGGCAGCGCTTCGTTTCTGTCATGCGTCAGTTCGGACTGTCGAGTTCCGAAGTCGCACAGTTCTTCGCGAACAATGTTCATCGCCTTGGGAGCTTCAATTCCGATTCGAACCGAATTCGGACCAATGCGAACGACCGTGATGGCGACATCGTCTCCGATCAGGATTCGTTCGCCCGACTTGCGTGACAAAACCAGCATGTGATTTCTCCCTGTCCTTCCGTGATTCGGACTTCCCTGCTCCGACCGGGCCTGTCAACACGACATCGACAGGATAAAGAATTTGCCGCCACCAATCCCGCTTCGGCCGATTCTGCCGACATCACATTGACTGCGACATCAGAACGATAGCAGCCCGCAAAAAGACTGCCAACCCCAATCTGCACAATTCACAGGCTGCTTAAATTCTGCGCAAAATCTTAATCTGCCGAACTGCTTAGTTTTTGAGCAACGCCGAAATCGGAGCCGCCTGCCAATCTGGCACTCACTGGCTTCGGTTGAATCCGGACTTGCGATTTGGTCTGCTTCCCTTGGTTTTTTCGGGGAAAACATCGGTTCCGCGGGCGACGGCGGACACTGTGGAGGATCAGTTCGTGACCAGAATCGGAATCATTGGAATCGGCTTCATGGGCTACACGCACTTCGAGGGAGCCCGTGATCTGCAGGGTGCCCGCGTCACCGCCATCGCGACTCGCGACGCAAAAAAACGGTCGGGCGACTGGAATGGAATCCAGGGCAACTTCGGGCCGCCCGCGGGTTCCGTCGACGTCTCCGGGCTGAAGTGCTACGCCGACTATCACGACCTGCTGGCCGATCCGGACATCGATCTGGTTGACGTCTGCGTGCCCACGGACAAGCACAGCGACGTGGTGCTCGAAGCTCTGAAGGCCGGCAAACCAACGCTGGTGGAAAAGCCGATCGCCGTTGATCTGGACGAAGCCACTCAGATGGTGGCCGCCGCCGAAACCGCCGGAGTCCCGTTGCTGGTGGCTCACGTGCTGCCGTTTTTCCCCGAGTTTCGGTTCGTCACGGAGGCGGTCCGGTCGGGAGAATTCGGTTTACTGAAAGCCGGTCACTTCAAGCGAGTCATCTGTCCGCCGGAATGGTCCAGCGGCATGTCGGATTTCCGGAAACTCGGCGGTTGGGGCATCGATCTGCACATTCACGACAACCACTTCATCGCTCACGCCTGCGGCCGGCCCGACGCCGTGTTTTCCACCGGCCTGCTGCAGGACGGTTTGGTCAACCACGTGCATACCTCTTATATCTACCCGGATGGCGGTCCGGCGGTGACGTGCGTCAGCGGCGGCATCGCGGCGAAGGGATTTCAGTTCGGCCACGGCTTCGAACTTTACTTCGACGACGCCACTGTGCTGTACGACGCCGGAACCTACGGAGGCGAGTGGGTGGTCAACCGCCCGTTGACGGTGATTCGCAATGACGGTTCGGTGACGGTTCCGGAATTGGCCGGCGGAGACAAGTGGTGTTCAGCGTTCACGCGGGAACTGGAAACCGCAGCTTCGGCGCTGCAGGGAAACCAGGACGCGGGGCCGCTTTCGTCGTCGCTGGCACTGGACGCGCTAAAGATGTGCTACGCCGAAGCGGAAAGCATCGCGAGCGGAAAAGCGGTCGGCTGCTGATGGTCGGCCAGACGCGATGATTGGAGTGCGATGGTTCAGCGTCGCCCTGGATTTCGAGAATTTGTCGGATTCCGCGTTGTCGCTCGATTCAACGAAAATCGCTGACAAGGCGAAAAGGAAAGCGGCGACGAGTCACCGCAGTCCAAAGTTGCTTCATGTTACAGCGCTCGCCGCGAACGACCGATCGCCGCTTCCATGACCGCATTTCCCGACGAACGTGACACCAACTGGCGGCGACGTCTTCGTTCGGCAGTCCTGAAATGGTACGACGGAAATGGCCGCCGGCTGCCGTGGCGCGAGTCGGCGGATCCGTATCGCATCTGGGTCAGCGAAATCATGCTGCAGCAGACCACGATCGCGGCGGTGATTCCGTACTTCGAACGTTTCACGCAGCGCTTTCCCGACGTCAACGCGCTGGCAGCCGCGGATCAGTCGGAGGTGCTGCGATTGTGGGAAGGACTCGGCTACTACAGCCGGGCTCGCAATCTGCACAAAGCCGCGATCGAAATCGTGGATCGGTTCGCCGGAACGTTTCCTGATTCTGCGGCGGAACTCGTTCAACTTCCCGGCATTGGACGCTACACGGCGGGAGCGATCGCGTCCTTTGCGTTCGGTCAGCCGGCCGGGATTGTCGAAGCCAACACTCTGCGGCTGTATTCGCGTTTGATCGCAATGACACAGGATCCCCGCGGCACGGCTGGTCAGAAAACGCTGTGGAGTTTCGCCGACTGGATCGTCGCCCCCGGACGACCGGCCGATTTCAATCAGGCCGTCATGGATCTCGGATCGACGGTGTGCCGGCCGACAGCCCCGGAATGTTCGGCGTGTCCGCTGAAGTCCTGCTGTGCGGCCTTTTCGCGCGGCATGCAGGAATCGATCCCGCTGGCCGGAAAGAAGCCCGGCGTCACCGACGTCACCGAAGTGTCAATCGCCGTACGCCGCGGCGGGCGATACCTGCTGCGTCAGCGGACGTCGGACGAACGCTGGGCCGGGTTGTGGGATTTCGTGCGTTTCGAAGTTGCGGACGACGACGTTCGCAATCTGGACGTGCCGACTCGCCCGCAGCACTCGGCAGCAGCGGCAGGCTGTTCTGTTTCGCGAACTACAAGCGACGCAGCACCCGCTTTCGAGCAGCGTCGCAGCGGAATTCGAAACTCGCACGGGGCTGCGAATTTCCGGCGTTGTGCCTGTCGTGCAGATTATGCATACCGTGACGCGGTACCGGATTCGGCTGCTGTGCCTGGTGACGGATGACGCACAGGGCCGCGTGTTGCGGACTTCCGGATACCGCTGGTTTCCCGCGTCGAAGCTGGCAAGTCTGCCGTTGTCGACCAGCGGCCGGAAGTTCGCGGACACTCTGGTTTGAACCGACACCGGCCGCGTCAATCAGATCGGTGCGTGCCGAAAGTCAATGGACCGCGCCGCGAACGGCGGAAGACTCCGCGAACCACAATTGTCCCGTTCAAAACCGTGCGGCGCCGGAATTCGGCCGCACTTTGGAAGTGCACCGGGTGGTTTCCCTGTTGCGGTCATGGAATGGTTTGGCGGACGCAGTTTTCCCGCGTATGCTGGTGACTGGCTGCGGTGGTTGTCGACCACGATGACGGCGCTGGCGGGCCGCAACGGTGGTCGTTCGAGGAATCAGCGACTCGCACACGGATCGTTCGGAGCGGAATTCGTTTACGTTCGAAAGCGAGTCTTCGCTCTGCGTTTGAGGCTCAGAATTCAAGTCTCACACCGGCGGAACGGGCGCGACGCGGACCGGAATGTCGGGGAACAGGAACTTCGCGAATTGGAAATCGGTCGGCCGGGAAGTGGTGTCCATGCCGGGAAATCGCACAACCTCGCACTCCGCCACCGATTTCGGCAAGTTGCCGGGAGCGGCCGCCAGTGTTGCAGGGTCGGACAGTGCTTCGGTGCTGCACAAGGTTCGCCGGCGGCCTCGGGCACGACACCGCCGCCGCGGTCAGGCTCCTGCGTGGATTCAGTGGCTGGCCCGGAAGGCCGGAACGCTTCGAGCGTTTCTGACTCAGACAGTTCCCGGCTACGCGGCCGATCACCGTGAGGAAGTGCTGACGACCAGCGTCAGCTTTGTGGCTCACCTGTTTGTGGCGCTGATCCTGGCATTCTGGATGCTGCCGCCGGAAGCTCTGGACGGCTGGGGCATTCTTTCAACGCGAGTTGTCGAGGAAGACCCGCCGGAAGTCGTTGACGTGCAGGATGTCGTCCAGCCGGATTCGCTGAAGGATCTGGAAGTTGAAAGCCAGTTGCAGCAGTTGGTGTCAGCAATCGAAGACGGTCGCAACACGGATGTCCTGAAGGAAATTCAGGAACAGGACCTGGCGCTGGATCTTGAGCCGGTCGATGCCGACATCCAGCGGCTGTTCAAGGAAGGCGACTTTGGAGGCCGGACGGGGCTTGGCAGAAAGGCGGCGGTGAAGCGCTTCGGAGGTACCGTCGAAAGTGAACGCGCCGTGAACCTGGGACTGAAGTGGCTGGCGGGAATTCAGCGTCAGGACGGTTCGTGGAGTTACGACGATGTCGGCGCAGAAGCTCAGCCGGGAAGTTTGAACACAACTCAAATGGGCGCCACGTCAATGGCGCTGCTGTGTTTTCTGGGAGCCGGACATTCTCACGCAACTGACGGGCCGTACAAAGACGTCGTGCTGAACGGTCTGAAGTACCTTGGCCGCAACGCCGTCGTGTCGCAGGGACTGGCCGACATGCGCGGGAATGCTCAGGGGAATTCCGGCATGTATGTGCAGGGCCTGGCGACGATCTGTCTGACGGAAGCGCATGCTCTGGAACCTGACGATACCGACATCACAAAGATGGCGGGCATGGCGGTTGCCTTCATCGAACGCGCGCAGGATCCGCGCGGCGGCGGCTGGCGCTATCAGCCTCGACAAAAGGGAGACACCAGCGTCGTCGGCTGGCAGGTGATGGCTCTTCGCAGCGCGAAGTCAGGAGGCCTGCGGGTCGATAACAGCGTGCTTCGCGACGCCCGCAACTTTCTGGTGTCCGTGCAGACTCACGGCGGAGCTCGTTACACCTACATGCCGGAGCGTGATCACGGCAGCATCCCGACGATGACCGCCGTCGGACTGTTGTGCCGAATGTACATGGGCTGGCGTCAGGACACCGAAGCACTGAAGGAAGGTGTTGAGTACCTGTCGGCCATCGGGCCCAGCAGCAACGACATCTACTACAACTACTACGCGACTCAGGTCGTGCATCACTGGGGCGGCGACGTCTGGACGAAGTGGAACAACCGCATGCGAGACCAGCTTGTGGAGACTCAGATTCAGGACGGTCCGGCGGCCGGAAGCTGGCCCGTCACGGATCCTCACGGTGGTTCGGCGGGACAGTTGTATCAGACGACGCTCAGCATTCTGACGCTGGAAGTCTACTATCGACACCTGCCGCTGTACCGGCAACTGGACGAATAGAACGGCGCCGGCTCGGACCAAACGATTAAGGAGCGTCGACGGTGTTTGGTGGCGCGATGTCCGCAGCGGTGGTTTCGGCGGAAGCGGCGTCGGTTGCAGAAGGCAGCGTCGTCACCGCAGCATTTTCCTGCGCGGTTTGACGATCCTGCTGCGAGGCTGCGCGCAGAACCCATTCCGAGTTCACCTGGTACCACTGATAGGCCAGCATGGAGGCCACGGGCAGCAGTGTCAGCGCGACTACCAGGTTCAGCTTTTCTCCGAAGGTCATCGGCGGTTTCCTGCGAGTTTCGCTTTCGCGCTGCTTCATCGCTTCTTCATACCACCGAGCGCTCATCAGCTCCTGTTCGGCCATCTTTCAGACTCCGCGAGAGATCTGCGCGTCGCCCCGAAGTTGAGGACTCAGCGCGGCGTAACGGAAGCCCGACCTCTGCGACATCAGGCAGTTCGGTCGAGTCGTTCCGGTGCGGCTCCGCAGGAGAATCCTAAGACAGGAATGGCCCCCTTCCGGAAAGCACGCAGGCAAATCCTGCGAATTCTGGTTACTCCTCCCCGCAGGGGATGAATTTTCGGAGCAACTGCTACGTTACTCCGGGTTAGCGTGAGCCGTGAAGGCCCTGGTGCGACTGGCGAATTTTGTCGACCAGCATCTGATTGCGCAACTGAGCTTCCGCGACGGCTGCCTGAGCGTCGGCAATGGCCTGTTCCTGCTGGCTTCGCACGTTTTCCGAGTAGGCATTGATCTGTGCCTTCTTTTCGGCGATGTAGTTGTCGGCGGTCTGCCAGCACATGCCAACCGCCAGCACCAGCGCGGCCGGCCCCAGCGTCATGGCCGCAAGGAAGTTGACCTTTTCGGCGGACGTCCGGGGCGGCTGAGTGTTCTTCATCGAGTTGTATTCACGCCGAACCTCGTATTCTGCTTCCTCAAGCAGCTGAGCAGTTACCAGTTTCTGATCGGCCATGTTCCGACTCCCGAAATCACTGTGTGAGAAAACATGCACGCAACGATAGAACACGCAGGTGAGCTTTCCCGGGAATGACCAGAATTCTCCGACTCACCGGCAGTCCCGGCGCCGGCCGTGTGAATTCAACGGAATAATCCGGCCGTACCCGCAGGAACAGCCCGACACCGCCGCCAGGCACCGCCGGTTCGGTTATTCCGATTCTTCCAGCCGACGGAGGGGTGCGTTCAGGGTCGCGCCGGGAATCGGTCCGCCTTTCTGCAACCGGCGTGTCACCGGTGCGATTCGGTGACCGGTGCGCGGTGGTCGTCAGGAAACCGCGTAGGCCATCTTCAGCGCGGAAACGATCTGTTCCGGAGCGTCGTCCTGCAGCAGGACCGGGTGGTGCAGTGTCAGCAGGCCGGAATGCAGCGCGGCGGCATTCTTCAGGTCGCCGACGGCTCGGAATCGGCTTTTGCTGTGTGTCAGATTCAGTGCCGGGAATCCCGCGTCGATGGCGATTCCCTGCGATCGGCATCGGCGCGAAATGTCGTCGCGATCGATCTCCGGGTGATTGTGCAGAAGTGCGAGCTTGTAGAACGCCGGCATGTTCGACGTGGTCGCGGGATCAGGGTCGATTGCCGCGCGGCAAAAAGCTGCAGGCTCATTCACGTCGTCCAATAACGAAAGCAGCCGGCGCACATGACGAAGTCGCGTGGCATTGCGTTCGTCGAGCTGCCGCAGTTGAGGAAGCAGGACGGCGGCCTGCATTTCGGACAACGGATAGGCGTCGTTGCCGCGCTGAGTGTAAAGCCGAATTCGCTGAGCGTACGTTGCGTTGCCGGTCACGATCGCTCCGCCGCGACCGGACGTCAGAAGTTTGCTGCCACCGAAACTCAGCACGCCGATGTCGCCGACCGACCCCGCGCGGTGGCCGTCCAGGGTTGCTCCCGCCGCCTGACAGGCATCTTCGATGACCGGGATGCCGTGTTCGGATGCGACGTTCATGACATCCGAAAGACGGGCCAGGCTGCCGTGCAGATGGCTGCACACGATGGCTTTCGTTCGTTCGGAAATCGCGGCCGGCAATTCATCCGGATCCATCACCGGCAGTCCGGGCAGCGTGTCGATCAGTACCGGCACGGCTCCTGTGATCAGAACA
Encoded here:
- the mutY gene encoding A/G-specific adenine glycosylase encodes the protein MTAFPDERDTNWRRRLRSAVLKWYDGNGRRLPWRESADPYRIWVSEIMLQQTTIAAVIPYFERFTQRFPDVNALAAADQSEVLRLWEGLGYYSRARNLHKAAIEIVDRFAGTFPDSAAELVQLPGIGRYTAGAIASFAFGQPAGIVEANTLRLYSRLIAMTQDPRGTAGQKTLWSFADWIVAPGRPADFNQAVMDLGSTVCRPTAPECSACPLKSCCAAFSRGMQESIPLAGKKPGVTDVTEVSIAVRRGGRYLLRQRTSDERWAGLWDFVRFEVADDDVRNLDVPTRPQHSAAAAGCSVSRTTSDAAPAFEQRRSGIRNSHGAANFRRCACRADYAYRDAVPDSAAVPGDG
- a CDS encoding prenyltransferase/squalene oxidase repeat-containing protein, which gives rise to MPGNRTTSHSATDFGKLPGAAASVAGSDSASVLHKVRRRPRARHRRRGQAPAWIQWLARKAGTLRAFLTQTVPGYAADHREEVLTTSVSFVAHLFVALILAFWMLPPEALDGWGILSTRVVEEDPPEVVDVQDVVQPDSLKDLEVESQLQQLVSAIEDGRNTDVLKEIQEQDLALDLEPVDADIQRLFKEGDFGGRTGLGRKAAVKRFGGTVESERAVNLGLKWLAGIQRQDGSWSYDDVGAEAQPGSLNTTQMGATSMALLCFLGAGHSHATDGPYKDVVLNGLKYLGRNAVVSQGLADMRGNAQGNSGMYVQGLATICLTEAHALEPDDTDITKMAGMAVAFIERAQDPRGGGWRYQPRQKGDTSVVGWQVMALRSAKSGGLRVDNSVLRDARNFLVSVQTHGGARYTYMPERDHGSIPTMTAVGLLCRMYMGWRQDTEALKEGVEYLSAIGPSSNDIYYNYYATQVVHHWGGDVWTKWNNRMRDQLVETQIQDGPAAGSWPVTDPHGGSAGQLYQTTLSILTLEVYYRHLPLYRQLDE
- a CDS encoding aminotransferase class V-fold PLP-dependent enzyme, coding for MTPNRLNLTPPDWPITDDAIREVFDAMLRDGSWGRYHGPHCDALRTALADYHRAEFVTLCSSGTSAIELALRAVGVSPGDEVILAAYDYKANFANVLITGAVPVLIDTLPGLPVMDPDELPAAISERTKAIVCSHLHGSLARLSDVMNVASEHGIPVIEDACQAAGATLDGHRAGSVGDIGVLSFGGSKLLTSGRGGAIVTGNATYAQRIRLYTQRGNDAYPLSEMQAAVLLPQLRQLDERNATRLRHVRRLLSLLDDVNEPAAFCRAAIDPDPATTSNMPAFYKLALLHNHPEIDRDDISRRCRSQGIAIDAGFPALNLTHSKSRFRAVGDLKNAAALHSGLLTLHHPVLLQDDAPEQIVSALKMAYAVS